In the Deinococcus ficus genome, one interval contains:
- the mreC gene encoding rod shape-determining protein MreC, whose protein sequence is MTGRRVNQRSRAALLYAGLLLLSLVLTRFQVASPATLRSATAPLNRVGVVTADNLRRAYTTLTEERKLGRDLERAEAENASLRERNELLTREVTRLRQLQKITETQAPNVLGIAQVVAVDPSPLLARLTLNRGSRHGVRVRMPVTVPGGLVGQVVAVAPTECTVVALVDPESSVGVTLQGSKGGRGLAHGSPPDRMKAQFSRGVPLKKGDMLVTSSLGGLYPVGIPVGRVEEVLPLGPNDVNRTVIVKPAVDVGVIEDVTILEGL, encoded by the coding sequence GTGACCGGGCGGCGCGTGAACCAGCGCAGCCGCGCTGCGCTGCTGTACGCCGGGCTGCTGCTGCTGAGCCTGGTGCTCACGCGGTTCCAGGTGGCGTCGCCGGCCACGCTGCGCTCCGCCACCGCGCCCCTGAACCGGGTGGGCGTGGTCACCGCCGACAACCTGCGCCGGGCGTACACCACCCTCACCGAGGAACGCAAGCTGGGCCGGGACCTGGAACGCGCCGAGGCGGAAAACGCCTCGCTGCGGGAACGCAACGAGCTGCTCACCCGCGAGGTCACGCGCCTGCGGCAGCTGCAGAAGATCACCGAGACGCAGGCCCCGAACGTGCTGGGCATCGCGCAGGTGGTCGCCGTGGACCCCAGCCCCCTGCTGGCGCGACTCACGCTGAACCGCGGCTCCCGGCACGGGGTGCGGGTGCGCATGCCGGTCACGGTGCCGGGCGGGCTGGTCGGGCAGGTCGTGGCGGTCGCGCCCACCGAGTGCACCGTGGTGGCGCTGGTGGACCCGGAAAGCAGCGTGGGCGTGACCCTGCAGGGCAGCAAGGGCGGCCGGGGCCTGGCGCACGGCTCCCCGCCGGACCGCATGAAGGCGCAGTTCTCGCGGGGCGTACCGCTGAAGAAGGGGGACATGCTGGTGACCAGCAGCCTGGGCGGCCTGTACCCGGTGGGCATCCCGGTGGGCCGCGTGGAGGAAGTGCTGCCGCTGGGCCCGAACGACGTGAACCGCACCGTGATCGTGAAACCCGCGGTGGACGTGGGCGTCATTGAGGACGTGACCATCCTGGAGGGCCTGTGA
- the mreD gene encoding rod shape-determining protein MreD — translation MTRDRLTGVPRRGSQRWLRPTLYLLALIAVQSLLSRLAEAVGVAAPDLFLLTGAALAWRLAPLPALLAAYGVGLLQDVLGAGTLGFHAAGVAGGALLVMFVRRYVGDGSIFQGLLSVVAAVVGEWLAFLVLNYVLRMGLITQASLMQTVPAVFLGTLIVSGVWERLIVWGLGERSGSEETFS, via the coding sequence GTGACGCGTGACCGGCTGACCGGCGTGCCGCGCCGGGGTTCGCAGCGCTGGCTGCGGCCCACGCTGTACCTGCTGGCGCTGATCGCCGTGCAGTCGCTGCTCTCGCGGCTGGCCGAGGCGGTGGGCGTGGCCGCGCCGGACCTGTTCCTGCTGACCGGCGCCGCGCTGGCGTGGCGGCTGGCGCCGCTGCCGGCCCTGCTGGCGGCGTACGGCGTGGGCCTGCTGCAGGACGTGCTGGGCGCCGGCACGCTGGGCTTTCACGCCGCGGGCGTGGCCGGCGGGGCGCTGCTGGTGATGTTCGTGCGGCGTTACGTGGGGGACGGCAGCATCTTCCAGGGGCTGCTCAGCGTGGTCGCGGCGGTCGTGGGCGAATGGCTGGCGTTCCTGGTCCTGAACTACGTGCTGCGCATGGGCCTGATCACGCAGGCGTCCCTGATGCAGACGGTCCCGGCGGTGTTCCTGGGGACGCTGATCGTCAGCGGGGTGTGGGAGCGGCTGATCGTGTGGGGGCTGGGCGAACGGTCCGGGTCGGAGGAGACCTTCTCGTGA
- a CDS encoding Maf family nucleotide pyrophosphatase, producing the protein MPGGAGGRVILASGSPRRRELLTSLGVPFEVVVSGADEDSPETDPQRLAGELALLKGREVAAQHPDAVVIAADTVVAVGGRLLAKPADAAENAAFLRALSGRTHDVFTGVAVLHGPQEWLEVPRTAVTFRDLSDAECLYYAASGEGLDKAGGYGIQHLGAALVEWVEGEYSNVVGFPLSVVIRLLRQAGVPVWGEVQGAVGVGRA; encoded by the coding sequence CCCGCCGGCGTGAACTGCTCACGAGTCTGGGCGTGCCCTTTGAAGTGGTCGTGAGCGGCGCCGACGAGGACAGTCCCGAGACGGACCCGCAGCGCCTGGCGGGCGAGCTGGCGCTGCTGAAGGGCCGGGAGGTGGCCGCGCAGCACCCGGACGCCGTGGTGATCGCGGCCGACACCGTCGTCGCGGTGGGCGGGCGGCTGCTCGCCAAACCGGCGGACGCGGCGGAAAACGCCGCGTTCCTGCGCGCGCTCTCCGGGCGCACCCACGACGTGTTCACGGGCGTGGCGGTGCTGCACGGCCCCCAGGAGTGGCTGGAGGTGCCGCGCACCGCCGTGACCTTCCGTGACCTCTCGGACGCCGAGTGCCTCTACTACGCGGCGAGCGGCGAGGGCCTGGACAAGGCCGGCGGGTACGGCATCCAGCACTTGGGCGCCGCGCTGGTGGAGTGGGTGGAGGGCGAGTACAGCAACGTGGTGGGCTTTCCCCTGTCGGTCGTGATCCGGCTGCTGCGGCAGGCGGGGGTGCCGGTGTGGGGTGAGGTCCAGGGCGCAGTGGGCGTGGGCAGGGCGTGA
- a CDS encoding peptidoglycan D,D-transpeptidase FtsI family protein: MSRDPLSRRRHLRRRAGGGLSEASARDVPGRGGARVRWMALAFSLGFLGLGARLVQLQVVQHSQFAVQSASNYQRDEIVRALRGEIRTRDGVLVATSRLAVDLVYVGRKDPSDPEQAIPAWEKIRYLAGVKPENLVNGQPREPDFSKEAEVVLARNVPQEKLGALYEYTVLVPSLELRERVERVYPKGKFAAHLLGYVQEANAREVEEEGYARGDLVGKLGLEASLQETLTGRNGIRRREVTANGRPQTERIVDPGRKGKDVVLTIDSVLQKAAEDALRLALKDINEGRAHNGKPHEELPRGAIIALDPRTNEVLAMASTPVYDPNWFSQVPSPDQKAKNWAVDPNREGAKLDAVTANRVVQPYPPGSVFKIATTLMSVEKWGNFYLPCNPVYWFGRSSFKNWSGRPLGVVDGRKAIAYSCNPWYYHSAAKVSPGAYSRELKSRLTELGYFQKTGIELIGEKEGSVRSIDDYTTREDPWFPGMGLSMSIGQGSVQVTPAQVAWVQSTIINEGQQRPLTVLRKVGGVLQPPKPAKDVTHNGNTEVFRLVKEGMYWTTTLPTGTSSTKLGPQFFPVATSGKTGTAENGQSYRNGYAYTHSWYEGYGPVGTQGPPTFAVVAFFQYGGEGYGPALNAVKRMFAARWCVKLDPEKNFMMNALPLSGQQPCLGELDNMHRVYNARAARAATPPKP, encoded by the coding sequence GTGAGCCGCGACCCGCTGTCGCGCCGCCGTCACCTGCGCCGCCGCGCCGGGGGCGGCCTGAGCGAGGCCAGCGCCCGGGACGTGCCGGGCCGCGGCGGCGCGCGCGTGCGCTGGATGGCGCTGGCGTTCAGCCTGGGGTTCCTGGGGCTGGGGGCGCGGCTGGTGCAGCTGCAGGTCGTGCAGCACAGCCAGTTCGCGGTGCAGTCGGCCAGCAACTACCAGCGTGACGAGATCGTCCGGGCCCTGCGCGGCGAGATCCGCACCCGGGACGGCGTGCTCGTCGCCACCAGCCGGCTCGCGGTGGACCTCGTGTACGTGGGCCGCAAGGACCCCAGCGACCCGGAGCAGGCCATTCCCGCCTGGGAGAAGATCCGGTACCTCGCGGGCGTGAAACCGGAGAACCTCGTGAACGGCCAGCCGCGCGAACCGGACTTCTCGAAGGAGGCCGAGGTCGTGCTGGCCCGCAACGTGCCGCAGGAGAAACTGGGCGCGCTGTACGAGTACACGGTGCTGGTGCCCAGCCTGGAACTGCGCGAGCGGGTGGAACGGGTGTACCCGAAGGGCAAGTTTGCCGCGCACCTGCTCGGGTACGTGCAGGAAGCCAACGCCCGCGAGGTCGAGGAGGAGGGCTACGCCCGCGGTGACTTGGTGGGCAAGCTGGGCCTGGAGGCCAGCCTGCAGGAGACCCTGACGGGCCGCAACGGCATCCGTCGCCGGGAGGTGACCGCCAACGGCCGCCCACAGACGGAGCGGATCGTGGACCCGGGCCGGAAGGGCAAGGACGTGGTCCTCACCATCGACAGCGTGCTGCAGAAGGCCGCCGAGGACGCTCTGCGGCTCGCGCTGAAGGACATCAACGAGGGCCGCGCCCACAACGGCAAACCTCACGAGGAACTGCCGCGCGGCGCGATCATCGCGCTGGACCCGCGCACGAACGAGGTCCTCGCCATGGCGAGCACGCCGGTGTACGACCCGAACTGGTTCTCGCAGGTGCCCAGCCCCGACCAGAAGGCGAAAAACTGGGCGGTGGACCCCAACCGCGAGGGCGCGAAGCTGGACGCCGTGACCGCCAACCGGGTGGTGCAGCCGTACCCGCCGGGCAGCGTGTTCAAGATCGCCACCACCCTGATGTCCGTGGAGAAGTGGGGGAACTTCTATCTGCCGTGCAACCCGGTGTACTGGTTCGGGCGCAGCAGCTTCAAGAACTGGTCCGGCCGGCCGCTGGGCGTGGTGGACGGCCGCAAGGCCATCGCGTACTCCTGCAATCCCTGGTACTACCACTCGGCGGCCAAGGTCAGCCCCGGGGCCTACTCGCGGGAACTGAAGTCGCGCCTGACGGAACTGGGGTACTTCCAGAAGACCGGCATCGAGCTGATCGGGGAGAAGGAGGGCAGCGTCCGCAGCATCGACGACTACACCACCAGAGAGGACCCCTGGTTCCCCGGGATGGGCCTGAGCATGAGCATCGGGCAGGGCAGCGTGCAGGTCACGCCCGCGCAGGTGGCGTGGGTGCAGTCCACCATCATCAACGAGGGCCAGCAGCGGCCCCTGACGGTGCTGCGCAAGGTGGGCGGCGTGCTCCAGCCGCCGAAACCCGCGAAGGACGTGACGCACAACGGCAACACCGAGGTGTTCCGGCTGGTGAAAGAAGGCATGTACTGGACCACCACCCTGCCCACCGGGACGTCCAGCACGAAACTCGGCCCGCAGTTCTTCCCGGTGGCGACCTCCGGCAAGACCGGCACGGCCGAGAACGGCCAGAGCTACCGCAACGGCTACGCCTACACCCACTCCTGGTACGAGGGGTACGGCCCGGTCGGCACGCAGGGCCCGCCGACCTTCGCGGTGGTGGCGTTCTTCCAGTACGGCGGCGAGGGCTACGGCCCGGCGCTGAACGCCGTGAAGCGGATGTTCGCGGCGCGCTGGTGCGTGAAGCTGGACCCGGAGAAGAACTTCATGATGAACGCCCTGCCGCTGTCCGGGCAGCAGCCGTGCCTGGGCGAACTGGATAACATGCACCGCGTGTATAACGCCCGCGCGGCCCGGGCAGCCACCCCCCCGAAGCCCTGA